One genomic region from Streptomyces venezuelae encodes:
- a CDS encoding glutaredoxin family protein: MDVMFGRTKKKDAASRTVTLIGKPGCHLCDDARAVIEAVCAETGARWEEKDITLDEELHRAYWEQIPVVLVDGEQHTFWRVDPERLRRELGA; the protein is encoded by the coding sequence ATGGACGTCATGTTCGGACGGACGAAGAAGAAGGACGCCGCATCGCGCACCGTGACGCTGATCGGCAAGCCGGGTTGCCATCTCTGTGACGACGCCCGGGCGGTGATCGAGGCCGTGTGTGCCGAAACAGGGGCACGATGGGAGGAGAAGGACATCACGCTCGACGAGGAGCTTCACCGGGCGTACTGGGAGCAGATCCCCGTCGTGCTCGTCGACGGTGAACAGCACACCTTCTGGCGGGTGGATCCCGAGCGGCTCCGGCGCGAGCTGGGTGCGTGA
- a CDS encoding HAD family hydrolase — protein MRYDLVIFDNDGVLVDSEPISNTLLAGYLTELGHPTSYEESVRDYMGSAMHRIHELVEERTGERLPAEFDETFHARVFAAFERELEAVRGAAEVLKGLAAAGVPYCVASSGSHERIRVGHRKTGLDVWFRDENIFSAEDVGRGKPEPDLFLHAAARMGVAPERCVVVEDSGLGVQAAVAAGMDVYGFTAMTPEENLAGATGFFGAMGELPATLGL, from the coding sequence ATGCGATACGACTTGGTCATCTTCGACAATGACGGTGTGCTCGTGGACAGCGAGCCGATTTCCAACACGCTTCTCGCCGGCTATCTGACGGAGCTCGGGCATCCGACCTCGTACGAGGAATCGGTGCGCGACTACATGGGGTCCGCCATGCACCGCATCCACGAGCTGGTCGAGGAGCGGACGGGGGAGCGGTTGCCCGCGGAGTTCGACGAGACGTTCCACGCGCGGGTCTTCGCCGCCTTCGAGCGGGAGCTGGAGGCTGTGCGCGGGGCCGCGGAGGTGCTGAAGGGACTGGCCGCGGCAGGGGTTCCGTACTGTGTGGCGTCGTCCGGGAGCCATGAGCGGATTCGGGTGGGGCATCGGAAGACCGGGCTCGACGTGTGGTTCCGGGACGAGAACATCTTCAGCGCCGAGGACGTCGGGCGGGGCAAGCCGGAGCCGGATCTGTTCCTGCATGCCGCCGCGCGGATGGGGGTCGCTCCGGAGCGGTGTGTGGTCGTCGAGGACAGTGGGCTCGGGGTCCAGGCCGCCGTCGCGGCCGGGATGGACGTGTACGGGTTCACGGCGATGACGCCCGAGGAGAACCTCGCTGGTGCCACGGGGTTCTTCGGGGCGATGGGTGAGCTGCCTGCGACATTGGGTCTGTGA
- a CDS encoding lysophospholipid acyltransferase family protein, with protein MADAKVIPFDDDRSRARRRPSRADGEAAAVRALPGAQQSPEEPERAGEGPARAEAGTDGRGAGAGGGAGVDAGSRAGGWERRLAGGLAFLRRRITGEYEVDEFGYDEELTDQVLMSLLRPLYDKYFRVEVKGIENIPDKGGALIVANHSGTLPLDGLMMQVAVHDRHPAGRHLRLLAADLVFVLPVVNELARKAGHTLACAEDAERLLRAGEIVGVMPEGFKGIGKPFSERYKLQRFGRGGFVSTALRAGVPIVPCSIVGAEEIYPMIGNAKTLARVLGVPYVPITPTFPWLGPLGALPLPTKWTIQFGEPIPTDGYAREAAEDPMLMFNLTDQVREQIQHTLYKLLVQRRSVFF; from the coding sequence ATGGCGGACGCCAAGGTCATTCCGTTCGACGACGACCGCTCGCGGGCCCGTCGTCGGCCCAGCAGGGCCGACGGGGAGGCGGCGGCCGTGAGAGCCCTGCCCGGGGCGCAGCAGAGCCCTGAGGAGCCGGAGCGGGCCGGTGAGGGGCCGGCCCGCGCCGAGGCCGGGACCGACGGACGCGGGGCCGGTGCCGGGGGCGGTGCCGGTGTGGACGCAGGGAGCCGTGCCGGGGGGTGGGAGCGGCGGCTCGCGGGTGGGCTCGCGTTCCTGCGGCGGCGGATCACCGGTGAGTACGAGGTCGACGAGTTCGGCTACGACGAGGAGCTCACCGACCAGGTCCTGATGTCGCTGCTGCGCCCGCTGTACGACAAGTACTTCCGGGTCGAGGTGAAGGGCATCGAGAACATCCCGGACAAGGGCGGGGCCCTGATCGTCGCCAACCACTCGGGGACCCTGCCGCTGGACGGGCTGATGATGCAGGTCGCCGTCCACGACCGGCACCCGGCGGGGCGGCACCTGCGGCTGCTCGCCGCGGATCTGGTCTTCGTCCTGCCGGTGGTCAACGAGCTGGCGCGGAAGGCGGGGCACACCCTGGCCTGCGCGGAGGACGCGGAGCGGCTGCTGAGGGCGGGCGAGATCGTCGGTGTGATGCCGGAGGGCTTCAAGGGCATCGGGAAGCCGTTCTCCGAGCGGTACAAGCTCCAGCGGTTCGGGCGGGGCGGTTTCGTCTCGACGGCGCTGCGGGCGGGGGTGCCGATCGTGCCCTGCTCGATCGTGGGCGCCGAGGAGATCTACCCGATGATCGGGAACGCCAAGACGCTGGCGAGGGTGCTCGGCGTCCCGTACGTGCCGATCACTCCGACCTTCCCGTGGCTGGGGCCGCTCGGGGCGCTGCCGCTGCCGACGAAGTGGACCATCCAGTTCGGGGAGCCGATTCCGACGGACGGGTACGCGCGGGAGGCGGCGGAGGACCCGATGCTGATGTTCAACCTGACGGATCAGGTCAGGGAGCAGATACAGCACACGCTGTACAAGCTGCTCGTGCAGCGGCGGTCGGTGTTCTTCTGA
- a CDS encoding 30S ribosomal protein bS22, whose amino-acid sequence MGSVIKKRRKRMAKKKHRKLLKRTRVQRRNKK is encoded by the coding sequence GTGGGCTCTGTTATCAAGAAGCGGCGCAAGCGGATGGCGAAGAAGAAGCACCGCAAGCTGCTTAAGCGCACGCGCGTTCAGCGTCGCAACAAGAAGTAA
- a CDS encoding phosphatase yields MLSTGALRAHLLAAGLAGTVATSREESLRSYRLFAARDPRVLLGLDPAWGWGEADLLRLMADKCGVSGDPEHRSGPDVIDPERTLRGLDAFAARLGAAAARRVPVLFGTGHPHRLLGFYVALADALSAAGCLVLTPAQGRCVDITTRFGVRTYLLDYVRGVALVREPGLSGDGREVGAHSHSALPVRAALESAAEGGGPLPELVVGDHGWVCGAGQLGIEAIGLADTDDPALFVGEAEGQVSVAVPLDDGVRSDYYRPLTRYVLNRACLSR; encoded by the coding sequence GTGTTGAGTACCGGGGCGCTGCGGGCGCATCTTTTGGCGGCGGGGTTGGCGGGGACCGTGGCGACGTCGCGGGAGGAGAGCCTGCGGAGCTATCGGCTCTTCGCCGCGCGTGATCCGCGGGTGCTGCTGGGGCTCGATCCCGCCTGGGGGTGGGGTGAGGCCGATCTGCTGCGGCTGATGGCCGACAAGTGCGGGGTGTCGGGGGATCCGGAGCACCGGTCGGGGCCGGACGTCATCGACCCCGAGCGGACGCTGAGGGGGCTCGACGCGTTCGCGGCGAGGTTGGGAGCGGCGGCCGCGCGACGGGTTCCGGTGCTGTTCGGGACGGGGCATCCGCATCGTCTGCTCGGTTTCTACGTCGCGCTTGCAGACGCTTTGTCGGCGGCGGGATGTCTTGTCCTCACCCCGGCGCAGGGGCGATGTGTCGACATAACGACCCGGTTCGGCGTACGTACGTACCTCCTCGACTACGTACGGGGGGTCGCGCTGGTGCGTGAGCCCGGGCTGTCGGGGGACGGCCGTGAGGTGGGGGCGCACTCGCACTCCGCGCTGCCGGTTAGGGCCGCGCTCGAAAGCGCGGCCGAGGGGGGCGGACCGCTGCCCGAGCTCGTGGTCGGGGACCACGGCTGGGTCTGCGGTGCAGGTCAGCTGGGTATCGAGGCCATCGGTCTTGCCGATACGGATGATCCGGCGCTGTTCGTCGGTGAGGCGGAGGGGCAGGTGTCGGTGGCCGTTCCGCTTGATGACGGCGTGCGCTCCGACTACTACCGTCCGCTCACGCGCTATGTACTCAATCGAGCGTGTCTGTCACGGTAA
- a CDS encoding ECF subfamily RNA polymerase sigma factor, BldN family, which yields MYPHVGVDTSGLATLRATVLDHLRGFVPTAYAGPVPAFAFASPAPAGPCYALADGSAAVGRRGTRGGAGTSTAARRPTADSDSARMMDLVERAQAGEAEAFGRLYDQYSDTVYRYIYYRVGGKATAEDLTSETFLRALRRISTFTWQGRDFGAWLVTIARNLVADHFKSSRFRLEVTTGEMLDANEVERSPEDSVLESLSNAALLDAVRRLNPQQQECVTLRFLQGLSVAETARVMGKNEGAIKTLQYRAVRTLARLLPDDAR from the coding sequence GTGTACCCACACGTCGGGGTTGACACCTCGGGCCTGGCTACGCTGCGCGCAACGGTCCTCGACCACTTGCGCGGCTTCGTCCCCACCGCGTACGCCGGCCCTGTCCCCGCCTTCGCCTTCGCCTCACCGGCACCCGCCGGCCCTTGCTATGCCCTGGCCGACGGCAGCGCCGCCGTGGGCAGACGGGGAACCCGCGGTGGCGCCGGAACCTCGACCGCCGCCCGCCGCCCCACCGCCGACAGCGACAGCGCTCGCATGATGGACCTGGTCGAGCGCGCCCAGGCCGGCGAGGCCGAGGCCTTCGGCCGCCTGTACGACCAGTACAGCGACACCGTCTACCGCTACATCTACTACCGCGTCGGCGGGAAGGCGACCGCGGAGGACCTGACCAGCGAGACGTTCCTGCGCGCCCTGCGCCGGATCTCCACCTTCACCTGGCAGGGCCGCGACTTCGGCGCCTGGCTCGTCACCATCGCCCGCAACCTCGTCGCCGACCACTTCAAGTCCAGCCGCTTCCGCCTCGAAGTGACGACCGGCGAGATGCTCGACGCCAACGAGGTGGAGCGCAGCCCCGAGGACTCCGTCCTGGAGTCCCTCTCCAACGCGGCACTGCTCGACGCGGTCCGCCGCCTCAACCCCCAGCAGCAGGAGTGCGTGACCCTGCGCTTCCTCCAGGGCCTCTCGGTCGCCGAGACCGCCCGCGTCATGGGGAAGAACGAGGGCGCCATCAAGACGCTCCAGTACCGGGCCGTCCGCACCCTGGCCCGCCTGCTCCCGGACGACGCCCGCTGA
- a CDS encoding redox-sensing transcriptional repressor Rex produces MATGRTHRPATRSRGIPEATVARLPLYLRALTALSERSVPTVSSEELAAAAGVNSAKLRKDFSYLGSYGTRGVGYDVEYLVYQISRELGLTQDWPVVIVGIGNLGAALAGYGGFASRGFRVAALIDADPAMTGKPVAGIPVQHSDDLEKIINEDGVSIGVIATPAGVAQQVCDRLVAAGVTSILNFAPTVLSVPDGVDVRKVDLSIELQILAFHEQRKAGEEAGAESGPDSGTDTGAPAAPPAARTAGGSRKGPDGDVPAVMPA; encoded by the coding sequence GTGGCAACTGGCCGAACTCACCGACCGGCGACCCGTAGCCGAGGAATTCCCGAGGCCACCGTCGCCCGGCTTCCGCTGTATCTGCGCGCACTGACCGCGCTGTCGGAGCGCTCCGTACCCACGGTCTCCTCCGAGGAGCTCGCGGCCGCCGCGGGCGTCAACTCCGCGAAGCTGCGCAAGGACTTCAGCTACCTCGGCTCGTACGGCACCCGTGGTGTCGGCTACGACGTCGAGTACCTCGTCTACCAGATCTCCCGTGAGCTGGGGCTCACCCAGGACTGGCCCGTCGTCATCGTCGGCATCGGTAACCTCGGCGCCGCGCTCGCCGGCTACGGCGGCTTCGCCTCCCGTGGCTTCCGGGTCGCCGCGCTGATCGACGCCGACCCCGCCATGACCGGCAAGCCGGTCGCCGGGATCCCCGTCCAGCACAGCGACGACCTCGAGAAGATCATCAATGAGGACGGCGTCTCCATCGGCGTCATCGCGACCCCGGCCGGCGTCGCCCAGCAGGTCTGCGACCGGCTGGTGGCCGCCGGAGTCACCTCCATCCTGAACTTCGCCCCGACCGTGCTCTCCGTGCCCGACGGCGTGGACGTGCGCAAGGTCGACCTCTCCATCGAGCTCCAGATCCTCGCCTTCCACGAGCAGCGGAAGGCCGGCGAGGAGGCGGGCGCCGAGAGCGGCCCGGACTCGGGCACGGACACCGGTGCGCCCGCCGCGCCGCCCGCCGCCCGCACCGCGGGCGGCAGCCGCAAGGGACCCGACGGGGACGTCCCCGCCGTGATGCCGGCATGA
- a CDS encoding HAD family hydrolase translates to MAALGWLTPRRRSATARSVLAGEAAAEAARKSSLQLEREREEAAAETAAAETAAPAEPEFPVVGDVQAAAFFDLDNTVMQGAAIFHFGRGLYKRKFFQRRELARFAWQQAWFRLAGVEDPEHMQDARDSALSIVQGHRVSELMSIGEEIYDEYMADRIWPGTRGLAQAHLDAGQKVWLVTAAPVETATIIARRLGLTGALGTVAESVDGVYTGKLVGEPLHGPAKAEAVRALAAAEGLDLSRCAAYSDSHNDIPMLSLVGHPYAINPDTKLRKHAKAREWRLRDYRTGRKAAKVGIPAAAGLGALAGGTAAAVALHRRRH, encoded by the coding sequence ATGGCCGCTCTGGGATGGCTCACCCCTCGTAGGCGCTCCGCCACCGCGCGCAGCGTCCTCGCAGGCGAGGCCGCTGCCGAGGCAGCGCGGAAGTCCTCGCTCCAGCTGGAACGGGAGCGGGAGGAGGCGGCGGCGGAGACCGCGGCCGCCGAGACCGCCGCCCCGGCCGAACCGGAGTTCCCGGTCGTCGGCGACGTACAGGCAGCGGCCTTCTTCGATCTCGACAACACCGTGATGCAGGGCGCCGCGATCTTCCACTTCGGCCGCGGCCTGTACAAGCGGAAGTTCTTCCAGCGCCGCGAGCTCGCCCGCTTCGCCTGGCAGCAGGCCTGGTTCCGGCTCGCCGGCGTCGAGGACCCCGAGCACATGCAGGACGCCCGCGACAGCGCCCTGTCCATCGTCCAGGGCCACCGCGTCTCCGAACTGATGTCGATCGGCGAGGAGATCTACGACGAGTACATGGCCGACCGCATCTGGCCCGGCACCCGCGGCCTCGCCCAGGCCCACCTGGACGCGGGCCAGAAGGTGTGGCTCGTCACGGCCGCCCCGGTCGAGACCGCCACGATCATCGCCCGACGACTCGGCCTGACCGGCGCGCTCGGCACGGTCGCCGAGTCCGTCGACGGCGTCTACACCGGCAAGTTGGTCGGCGAGCCCCTGCACGGACCGGCCAAGGCCGAGGCCGTACGCGCGCTCGCCGCCGCCGAGGGCCTCGACCTGAGCCGCTGCGCCGCCTACAGCGACTCGCACAACGACATCCCGATGCTCTCGCTCGTCGGACACCCGTACGCGATCAACCCGGACACCAAGCTCCGCAAGCACGCGAAGGCCCGGGAGTGGCGCCTGCGCGACTACCGGACCGGCCGCAAGGCCGCCAAGGTCGGCATCCCCGCCGCCGCGGGCCTGGGCGCGCTCGCCGGCGGCACCGCCGCCGCGGTCGCCCTCCACCGCCGCCGCCACTGA
- a CDS encoding NAD-dependent epimerase/dehydratase family protein — protein sequence MGRVVLVTGAARHLGGRFVRRIQRDPEVERVIAVDAVDPAHQLGAAEFVRADIRRPAIAKVLAEHEVDTVVHMDVTGTALGAGGRTSVKETNVIGTMQLLGACQKSPRIQRLVIKSSTSVYGAAPRDPAVFTETTPAKSLPSGGFAKDAVEVEGYVRGFARRRPDVAVCVLRFANILGPRAESPLTEYLSLPVMPTVLGYDPRLQFVHEDDVIDVLRLAAHEPRRATLNSGTFNVAGDGVLLLSQCARRLGRPTVPVLLPAVTWVGTALRTVGITDFAPEQIRLLTHGRVVSTVQMREVLGFSPRYTTAEAFADFASSRGPGLLPPEMLAGAVDRLAGRLAPAATDPLHHGA from the coding sequence TTGGGCAGGGTCGTGCTCGTCACCGGTGCCGCCCGGCACCTCGGGGGCCGTTTCGTACGGCGGATCCAGCGGGACCCGGAAGTGGAGCGGGTGATCGCGGTGGACGCGGTCGACCCGGCGCACCAGCTCGGCGCGGCCGAGTTCGTCCGGGCGGACATCCGCCGCCCGGCCATCGCGAAGGTCCTCGCCGAGCACGAGGTCGACACGGTCGTCCACATGGACGTCACCGGTACGGCGCTCGGGGCCGGCGGCCGTACGTCGGTCAAGGAGACCAACGTCATCGGCACCATGCAGCTCCTGGGGGCCTGCCAGAAGTCGCCGCGGATCCAGCGTCTCGTGATCAAGTCGAGTACGAGCGTCTACGGCGCCGCGCCGCGCGACCCGGCGGTCTTCACCGAGACCACCCCGGCGAAGTCGCTGCCGAGCGGGGGCTTCGCCAAGGACGCCGTCGAGGTCGAGGGGTACGTGCGGGGCTTCGCCCGGCGCCGGCCCGACGTGGCCGTGTGTGTGCTGCGCTTCGCGAACATCCTCGGACCGCGGGCGGAATCCCCGCTGACCGAGTACCTGTCGCTGCCGGTCATGCCGACCGTGCTGGGCTACGACCCGCGGCTCCAGTTCGTCCACGAGGACGACGTGATCGACGTCCTGCGCCTGGCGGCGCACGAACCCCGCAGGGCCACCCTGAACAGCGGGACGTTCAACGTGGCCGGGGACGGGGTGCTGCTGCTCTCCCAGTGCGCACGGCGGCTGGGGCGGCCGACCGTCCCGGTGCTGCTGCCCGCGGTCACCTGGGTGGGGACGGCGCTGCGCACGGTCGGGATCACCGATTTCGCACCCGAGCAGATCCGGCTGCTCACCCACGGCCGGGTCGTCTCGACGGTGCAGATGCGCGAGGTCCTCGGGTTCTCGCCGCGCTACACGACCGCGGAGGCCTTCGCGGACTTCGCGAGCAGCAGGGGGCCGGGCCTTCTGCCGCCGGAGATGCTGGCCGGGGCGGTGGACCGGCTCGCCGGCCGGCTCGCCCCGGCCGCCACCGACCCACTTCACCACGGCGCCTGA
- a CDS encoding acetoin utilization protein AcuC, translating to MSGRALLMWDEAVTQYDFGSEHPMDPVRLALTMGLVRAYGLDRAVDVVSAPPAGDSTLRLVHREDYVSAVRAASVDPRRADQAYGIGTVDDPAFAGMHEVSALIAGQSVGAAEAVWRGEAAHAVNFAGGLHHAMPGSASGFCIYNDASLAIARLLELGAERVAYVDVDVHHGDGVQAAFWEDPRVLTISLHEHPRTLFPQTGWPEETGAAGPGEGGAVNVALPAGTGDAGWLRAFHAVVPELIADFRPQVLVTQHGADTHFEDPLAHLAVSLDAQRAVQEACHELAHEYAEGRWVALGGGGYAVVDVVPRSWTHLVGIAAHAPVEPESVIPSSWKDEVYARTRQLGPARMTDGRWPVDFRDWAAGYDPADRLDQAVLATRKAAFPLRGLLP from the coding sequence ATGAGCGGCCGCGCACTGTTGATGTGGGATGAAGCTGTCACGCAGTACGACTTCGGGTCCGAGCATCCGATGGACCCGGTACGGCTCGCGCTGACCATGGGTCTCGTGCGGGCGTACGGGCTCGACCGGGCCGTGGACGTGGTCTCGGCGCCGCCGGCCGGGGACTCGACGCTGCGGCTCGTGCATCGTGAGGACTATGTGTCGGCGGTGCGGGCGGCCTCGGTGGACCCGCGCCGTGCCGATCAGGCGTACGGGATCGGGACGGTCGACGATCCGGCGTTCGCGGGGATGCACGAGGTGTCGGCGCTGATCGCGGGGCAGTCGGTCGGGGCGGCGGAGGCGGTGTGGCGCGGGGAGGCCGCGCACGCGGTGAACTTCGCGGGCGGGCTGCATCACGCGATGCCGGGGAGCGCTTCGGGGTTCTGCATCTACAACGACGCGTCGCTGGCCATCGCCCGGCTGCTCGAGCTGGGGGCGGAGCGGGTCGCGTACGTGGATGTGGACGTGCATCACGGCGACGGGGTGCAGGCGGCGTTCTGGGAGGATCCGCGGGTCCTGACGATCTCCCTGCACGAGCATCCGCGGACGCTGTTCCCGCAGACCGGGTGGCCGGAGGAGACGGGTGCGGCGGGGCCGGGTGAGGGTGGGGCCGTGAACGTGGCGCTGCCGGCCGGGACGGGTGACGCGGGGTGGCTGCGGGCCTTCCACGCGGTGGTGCCGGAGCTGATCGCGGACTTCCGGCCGCAGGTGCTCGTGACGCAGCACGGGGCGGACACGCACTTCGAGGATCCGCTGGCCCATCTGGCGGTGTCGCTGGACGCGCAGCGGGCTGTGCAGGAGGCCTGTCACGAGCTCGCGCACGAGTACGCCGAGGGGCGCTGGGTCGCGCTGGGCGGTGGCGGGTACGCGGTGGTGGACGTGGTGCCGCGGTCGTGGACGCATCTGGTGGGGATCGCGGCGCACGCCCCGGTGGAGCCGGAGTCGGTGATCCCGTCGTCCTGGAAGGACGAGGTGTACGCGCGGACGCGGCAGCTGGGGCCGGCGCGGATGACGGACGGCCGGTGGCCGGTGGACTTCCGGGACTGGGCCGCGGGGTACGACCCGGCGGACCGGCTGGACCAGGCGGTGCTGGCGACCCGGAAGGCTGCCTTCCCGCTGCGGGGGCTGCTTCCCTAG
- a CDS encoding MFS transporter has product MTDARLRRGRGSLGVSFFVQGVTFALLVTRIPGIQDRYGISDALLPAFLAAVPILAGVASVMTEKVVARVGAAVVLRWSQPVVLLALLGVGAGTELWEVAVALGLFGLAVGALDASMNMLGVNLQRAYGRSIMLGFHASYSLGGIVGASLAWVGAHWHLSLFVSYLPVVAVLLPAALVGSRWYGAGEQRTVKGAVGESGEGRGSGVAFALLLPLCLVMTFAYIGDSTVSNWSAKYLQDVLGSSEELATVPYNAYMVTTLLGRAVGDLGVRKLGAVTVVRCGAVLAALGFAVVSVAPGVWVGIAGFTALGFGLSVIVPQTFAAAGRLAFERHGPGASDAAVARLNVFNYVGFLIGSPLVGALGDAWSYRGAMLVPMVLVLVTVVYATSFGSREARYGGGHERPRTVDVG; this is encoded by the coding sequence ATGACGGATGCGCGGTTGCGGCGTGGGCGGGGATCCCTGGGGGTCAGCTTCTTCGTACAGGGGGTCACGTTCGCCCTGCTGGTGACCCGAATACCGGGGATCCAGGACCGGTACGGGATCTCGGACGCGCTGCTGCCGGCCTTCCTGGCCGCCGTGCCGATCCTGGCCGGGGTGGCGAGTGTGATGACGGAGAAGGTCGTCGCCCGGGTGGGGGCCGCGGTGGTGCTGCGGTGGTCGCAGCCCGTCGTCCTGCTCGCGCTCCTGGGTGTGGGGGCCGGCACCGAGTTGTGGGAGGTGGCGGTCGCCCTCGGTCTCTTCGGGCTCGCGGTGGGTGCCTTGGACGCCTCCATGAACATGCTGGGGGTGAACCTTCAGCGGGCGTACGGGCGGAGCATCATGCTCGGCTTCCACGCCTCGTACAGCCTCGGCGGGATCGTGGGTGCCTCGCTGGCCTGGGTGGGGGCGCACTGGCACCTGTCGTTGTTCGTGTCGTACCTGCCGGTCGTGGCGGTGTTGCTGCCGGCGGCTCTCGTGGGCAGTCGGTGGTACGGGGCCGGGGAGCAGCGGACCGTGAAGGGTGCGGTGGGGGAGAGCGGGGAGGGCCGGGGGAGTGGGGTCGCCTTCGCGTTGCTGCTGCCGCTCTGTCTGGTCATGACCTTCGCGTACATAGGGGACTCGACCGTCTCCAACTGGAGTGCCAAGTACCTCCAGGACGTGCTCGGCAGTTCGGAGGAGCTGGCGACCGTGCCGTACAACGCGTACATGGTGACGACGCTTCTGGGGCGGGCGGTGGGCGACCTCGGGGTGCGGAAGCTGGGGGCGGTGACGGTCGTGCGGTGCGGGGCGGTGCTCGCGGCGCTCGGGTTCGCGGTGGTGTCCGTGGCGCCGGGGGTGTGGGTGGGGATCGCCGGGTTCACGGCGCTGGGCTTCGGGCTGAGTGTGATCGTGCCGCAGACGTTCGCGGCGGCGGGGCGGTTGGCTTTCGAACGTCACGGTCCGGGGGCGAGCGACGCGGCGGTGGCGCGGCTCAACGTCTTCAACTACGTCGGGTTCCTGATCGGCTCGCCGTTGGTGGGGGCGCTGGGGGACGCGTGGAGTTATCGGGGGGCGATGCTGGTGCCGATGGTGCTGGTCCTGGTGACGGTGGTGTATGCCACGTCGTTCGGTTCGAGAGAGGCCCGATACGGTGGCGGGCATGAGCGGCCGCGCACTGTTGATGTGGGATGA
- a CDS encoding DUF5667 domain-containing protein, translating to MIANVSAHRRANAFAQALEDRAAEGAAADQPEAPAEPAEQGRLLALANGLGELPKPQLDPEVKVVQRAQLVAAMEAMLMEGSAAAGPTVPEQRAPGAKGAHRASPLRKLRPRSRWSKGLAAGGLTVGVAAGAFGGVAAASSDALPGDSLYGLKRGMEDIKLGMADDVADRGGIYLDQASTRLSEARRLMERGRAGDLDHESLTEIRRVLGGMKHDASEGHRLLREAYEQDGEIGPMARLNSFAQAHRDTWNGLRDRLPVQLADVGSEVTGVFDAMDEEVEPLQSVLPRTLEKDGITTDRPTGGTSTPQDTRRPDTQRPSSTHEAPPTGSTSAPSRPSGTTPSTGTSTSASPDSGTTTSPEDDGLLGGDTGGLLQPPSPTGPPTAPSPTIPAPPDAPDVTLPPLLPGLLPGLGIDSEDAR from the coding sequence GTGATCGCGAACGTATCGGCGCACCGGCGGGCGAACGCCTTCGCCCAGGCCCTGGAGGACCGGGCGGCCGAGGGCGCGGCAGCCGATCAGCCCGAAGCTCCGGCCGAACCGGCGGAGCAGGGACGGCTGTTGGCCCTGGCGAACGGCCTCGGCGAACTGCCGAAACCACAGCTGGACCCCGAGGTCAAGGTGGTGCAGCGAGCACAGCTCGTCGCCGCCATGGAAGCGATGCTCATGGAGGGGAGCGCGGCCGCGGGACCTACGGTCCCGGAGCAACGGGCACCGGGTGCCAAGGGAGCCCACCGGGCCTCCCCACTCCGGAAACTCCGCCCACGCTCCCGCTGGTCCAAGGGCCTCGCCGCCGGCGGTCTCACCGTCGGTGTGGCCGCGGGAGCCTTCGGCGGTGTCGCCGCCGCCAGCTCCGACGCCCTCCCAGGTGACTCGCTGTACGGGCTCAAGCGGGGCATGGAGGACATCAAGCTCGGCATGGCGGACGACGTCGCGGACCGCGGCGGCATCTACCTCGACCAGGCGTCCACCCGGCTCAGCGAGGCCCGCAGGCTCATGGAGCGTGGCCGCGCCGGCGACCTCGACCACGAGTCGCTCACCGAGATCCGCCGCGTCCTGGGCGGAATGAAGCACGACGCCAGCGAGGGCCACCGCCTGCTCCGCGAGGCGTACGAGCAGGACGGCGAGATCGGCCCGATGGCCCGGCTCAACTCCTTCGCCCAGGCCCACCGGGACACCTGGAACGGCCTCCGCGACCGGCTCCCCGTGCAGCTCGCGGACGTCGGCAGCGAGGTGACCGGGGTCTTCGACGCCATGGACGAAGAGGTCGAGCCGCTCCAGTCGGTGCTTCCCCGCACCCTGGAGAAGGACGGCATCACCACCGACCGCCCGACCGGCGGAACCAGCACCCCGCAGGACACCCGCCGGCCGGACACCCAGCGTCCGTCGTCCACCCACGAGGCGCCGCCCACCGGCAGCACCTCCGCCCCGTCCCGCCCGTCCGGTACGACCCCGAGCACCGGTACGAGCACGAGCGCGAGCCCGGACAGCGGCACCACCACCTCACCGGAAGACGACGGTCTCCTCGGCGGCGACACCGGGGGGCTGCTCCAGCCGCCCTCCCCGACCGGCCCGCCGACGGCGCCCTCACCCACGATCCCGGCACCCCCCGACGCACCGGACGTGACTCTTCCGCCACTCCTGCCGGGCCTGCTTCCAGGCCTCGGCATCGACAGCGAGGACGCTCGCTAG
- a CDS encoding helix-turn-helix domain-containing protein: MAAGERPLNEVKFLTVAEVASVMRVSKMTVYRLVHSGHLPAIRVGRSFRVPEQAVHEYLRESFVGVGTA, from the coding sequence ATGGCTGCTGGCGAGCGACCTCTCAACGAGGTCAAGTTTCTGACCGTGGCGGAAGTCGCCTCGGTGATGCGCGTGTCGAAGATGACCGTGTACCGCTTGGTGCACAGCGGTCATCTGCCGGCGATTCGGGTGGGCAGGTCCTTCCGGGTGCCGGAACAGGCGGTTCACGAGTACCTGAGGGAGTCCTTCGTGGGGGTGGGGACCGCGTAG